A stretch of Paenibacillus mucilaginosus 3016 DNA encodes these proteins:
- a CDS encoding DinB family protein, with the protein MRILTRQYEWLVQTREVLFQYCETIAASDYVRDMESFGGGSMRSLQAHAADCYRFWLGGFALKRTLPPVPAEQVLHVRAMREVFAGVDLLVGEFLNEFEDQPDLEILGSPSWQEDAVAITPLWLFTHTATHEFHHKGQILSMGRQLGYSPMMTDLYYPEGK; encoded by the coding sequence ATGCGTATACTAACCCGGCAGTATGAATGGCTTGTCCAAACGAGGGAAGTGTTATTCCAATACTGCGAAACGATCGCAGCTTCGGACTATGTAAGAGACATGGAAAGCTTCGGCGGCGGGTCGATGCGCAGTCTTCAGGCGCATGCGGCGGATTGCTACCGGTTCTGGTTAGGCGGTTTTGCGCTGAAGAGGACCCTGCCGCCAGTTCCTGCCGAACAGGTTCTGCACGTACGGGCGATGCGCGAAGTATTCGCGGGAGTTGATCTGCTCGTCGGAGAGTTCTTGAACGAATTCGAAGATCAGCCCGATCTGGAAATCCTCGGTTCGCCCTCCTGGCAGGAAGATGCCGTTGCCATAACCCCGCTTTGGTTGTTTACCCATACGGCGACCCACGAGTTTCACCACAAGGGACAGATCCTGTCCATGGGCCGGCAGCTGGGCTATTCTCCGATGATGACGGATCTGTATTATCCGGAGGGGAAGTGA
- a CDS encoding LysR family transcriptional regulator, with the protein MELLQLQYFLAVARLEHMTEAARSLHVTQSSLSKTIQRLEEDLGVPLFDRTGRKLRLNAFGSRFLHRAERALFELEQGRQELRDLSSPEQGAIKLAVTNASTLPQILRAFRKKHPHTPFHVQMLTTQEMVTLLHRGEVDYCLSSPPMQGEDIECQIVHIDPILAAVPKGHWLAGRSSVTLAELKDEWFVGVKRGYFTRDLVDSVCQSAGFALNYVYEGNEPARLSALVEAGIGIGFIPSTAMNSREQIHYLQIEDHELVREIALLWHGSRYISRAALEFREVVVDYFRAYQNEVGNR; encoded by the coding sequence GTGGAGCTTCTTCAATTGCAGTATTTTCTCGCGGTAGCCCGACTGGAGCATATGACCGAAGCGGCGCGCAGTCTGCATGTCACGCAATCGTCGCTGAGCAAAACGATTCAACGCCTGGAGGAGGATCTCGGGGTCCCTCTATTCGACCGGACAGGGAGGAAGCTGCGGCTCAATGCGTTCGGAAGCCGATTCCTCCACCGTGCCGAAAGAGCGCTGTTTGAGCTCGAGCAGGGGAGGCAGGAGCTTCGCGATTTATCCAGCCCGGAACAGGGCGCCATCAAACTGGCGGTGACCAACGCCAGCACGCTGCCCCAGATTCTTCGGGCGTTTCGCAAAAAGCATCCCCACACCCCATTTCACGTTCAAATGCTGACCACGCAGGAAATGGTGACGCTTCTTCATCGCGGAGAGGTCGATTACTGCCTGTCCTCACCTCCCATGCAAGGAGAAGACATCGAATGCCAGATCGTGCACATCGATCCCATCCTGGCAGCTGTGCCCAAGGGGCATTGGCTCGCAGGCCGAAGCAGCGTTACTTTGGCGGAGCTTAAGGACGAATGGTTCGTCGGGGTGAAAAGAGGCTACTTTACCCGCGATTTGGTGGACTCCGTATGCCAATCGGCCGGATTTGCGCTGAACTATGTGTATGAAGGCAATGAGCCGGCCAGGCTGAGCGCGCTTGTGGAAGCCGGAATCGGCATTGGCTTCATACCGAGCACAGCGATGAACTCACGGGAACAGATCCACTATCTTCAAATAGAGGATCACGAATTGGTACGGGAGATTGCTTTACTATGGCACGGAAGCCGTTACATTTCGCGGGCTGCGCTGGAGTTCCGTGAGGTCGTTGTAGACTATTTCCGGGCGTATCAGAACGAAGTCGGCAATCGATAA